In one Ictalurus furcatus strain D&B chromosome 28, Billie_1.0, whole genome shotgun sequence genomic region, the following are encoded:
- the LOC128603882 gene encoding transmembrane protein 250 gives MPVIPIPRRARSFHGPHSTCMHSACVPARTSQLLRTNYSNFDLYLKSRWTYGFVRFLLYFGCSLFTSLLWVALATLLCLEYVCVRVVLRLQYKLSVILLLLGHRRLDFGVLNEIFIYSMHITMFLVGGFGWCFMVFVDM, from the coding sequence ATGCCCGTGATCCCCATCCCGAGGCGGGCGCGTTCCTTCCACGGCCCCCACAGCACGTGCATGCACTCGGCCTGCGTCCCGGCACGCACCTCCCAGCTCCTGCGCACCAACTACAGCAACTTCGACCTGTACCTGAAGTCGCGCTGGACCTACGGCTTCGTGCGCTTTCTCCTCTACTTTGGCTGCAGCCTGTTCACGTCGCTCCTGTGGGTGGCGCTCGCGACGCTGCTGTGCCTCgagtatgtgtgcgtgcgcgtcGTCCTGCGCCTCCAGTACAAACTCTCGGTCATCCTGCTGCTCCTGGGACATCGCAGGCTGGACTTCGGCGTCCTGAACGAGATCTTCATATACAGCATGCACATCACCATGTTCCTGGTTGGAGGATTCGGGTGGTGCTTCATGGTCTTTGTGGATATGTAG